In Streptomyces sp. NBC_00569, a single genomic region encodes these proteins:
- a CDS encoding protein kinase domain-containing protein: MSQDGAQGRYAGRAVAGGRYQLRDLLGEGGMASVHLAYDTVLDRQVAIKTLHTELGREQAFRERFRREAQSVAKLTHTNIVSVFDTGEDDLDGMTTPYIVMEYVEGQPLGSVLDADVAHYGAMPTDKALKITADVLAALEISHEMGLVHRDIKPGNVMMTKRNVVKVMDFGIARAMQSGVTSMTQTGMVVGTPQYLSPEQALGRGVDARSDLYSVGIMLFQLVTGRLPFEADSPLAIAYAHVQEEPVAPSSINRSVPPAVDALVARALKKNPNERFPSAEAMRDECLRVAQSLQVAAPSIVPGAQTSSGAGVGSAVFPPVDQSTAAPTGPVQTPYQPGPYGTPAPATPGYGYPQQGYQTPPPTSPYAPQQHQHQQHQPMHQQTPPPYTISPQTTPSSAVSGGGGGKRNTGVIVGSVVVALIAVGGLITALTMNGNDEKDGGDAKKSPSVVAGHKGPDLTKTIEEDECKEPDTGYNDPDKVMLPDFTYKNIKSVKACLQAAGWKFDIRDVDENTFGEGTVIVQYPKARTEIDPKNPESIQLQVSTGDPATG, translated from the coding sequence ATGAGCCAGGACGGCGCACAAGGCCGGTACGCAGGGCGTGCCGTCGCCGGCGGTCGCTACCAGCTGCGTGATCTGCTCGGCGAGGGCGGCATGGCCTCGGTCCACCTCGCGTACGACACGGTGCTCGACCGCCAGGTGGCGATCAAGACGCTGCACACCGAACTCGGGCGCGAGCAGGCGTTCCGTGAGCGCTTCCGCCGTGAGGCCCAGTCCGTGGCGAAGCTCACGCACACGAACATCGTCTCGGTCTTCGACACCGGCGAGGACGACCTCGACGGGATGACCACTCCGTACATCGTCATGGAGTACGTCGAGGGCCAGCCCCTCGGCTCCGTGCTCGACGCGGACGTCGCGCACTACGGCGCGATGCCGACCGACAAGGCCCTGAAGATCACGGCCGATGTGCTCGCGGCGCTCGAGATCAGCCACGAGATGGGTCTGGTCCACCGCGACATCAAGCCGGGCAACGTCATGATGACGAAGCGGAACGTCGTCAAGGTCATGGACTTCGGTATCGCCCGCGCCATGCAGTCCGGTGTCACGTCGATGACGCAGACCGGCATGGTCGTCGGTACCCCTCAGTACCTTTCGCCCGAGCAGGCCCTGGGCCGTGGCGTGGACGCCCGCTCCGACCTGTACTCGGTCGGCATCATGCTGTTCCAACTGGTCACCGGGCGGCTGCCGTTCGAGGCGGACTCGCCGCTGGCCATAGCGTATGCGCACGTCCAGGAGGAGCCGGTGGCTCCTTCCTCGATCAACCGGTCGGTGCCCCCGGCCGTGGACGCGCTGGTCGCCCGCGCGCTGAAGAAGAACCCGAACGAGCGCTTCCCGAGCGCCGAGGCGATGCGCGACGAGTGCCTGCGGGTCGCCCAGTCGCTGCAGGTCGCGGCGCCCAGCATCGTGCCGGGCGCGCAGACGTCCAGCGGCGCGGGGGTCGGTTCCGCGGTGTTCCCGCCGGTCGACCAGTCGACGGCCGCGCCGACCGGCCCGGTGCAGACGCCGTACCAGCCGGGCCCCTACGGGACGCCGGCGCCGGCCACTCCGGGCTACGGATATCCGCAGCAGGGCTACCAGACCCCGCCGCCCACCTCTCCGTACGCGCCTCAGCAGCACCAGCACCAGCAGCACCAGCCGATGCACCAGCAGACGCCTCCGCCGTACACCATCTCGCCCCAGACGACGCCGAGTTCGGCGGTCTCCGGTGGCGGTGGCGGCAAGCGGAACACCGGGGTGATCGTCGGGTCGGTCGTCGTCGCGCTGATCGCGGTCGGCGGTCTGATCACGGCCCTGACGATGAACGGCAATGACGAGAAGGACGGCGGCGACGCGAAGAAGTCGCCGTCGGTCGTCGCCGGTCACAAGGGTCCCGATCTGACGAAGACGATCGAAGAAGACGAGTGCAAGGAGCCTGACACGGGTTACAACGACCCGGACAAGGTCATGCTCCCGGACTTCACGTACAAGAACATCAAGTCGGTCAAGGCCTGTCTGCAGGCCGCCGGTTGGAAGTTCGACATCAGGGACGTCGACGAGAACACCTTCGGTGAGGGCACGGTCATCGTGCAGTACCCCAAGGCGCGCACGGAGATCGACCCGAAGAACCCCGAGTCGATCCAGCTCCAGGTCTCCACGGGCGACCCGGCGACGGGCTGA
- a CDS encoding protein kinase domain-containing protein, giving the protein MAQTQRAQGPSDPEAAGGGMSDAPELWGNGGLVGDGRYRLTHRLGRGGMAEVFAAEDVRLGRTVAVKLLRSDLAEDPVSKARFTREAQSVAGLNHHAVVAVYDSGEDAVGHSVVPYIVMEIVEGRTIRDLLLNAEAPGPEQALIIVSGVLEALAYSHQHGIVHRDIKPANVIITNTGAVKVMDFGIARALHGAQSTMTQTGMVMGTPQYLSPEQALGKAVDHRSDLYATGCLLYELLALRPPFTGETPLSVVYQHVQDTPVPPSEVSDVAPPELDGLVMRSLAKDPDDRFQTAEEMRGLVQYGLQMLYDQGGHTNTWNTGPVAADMHSGGNTPAMGVAGTTALPHPTDGGTAAQPMLRPPGSDDGGFDGGHRSGGGNGRGKMWILAVLAVIAIAGGAAWAMTRGGDHGGGTGTTQSPTQSHSQKEKEPSQGSDDTATEGDTTDPGAGTGGDTDYSPSEEPSTGDVTPSDSAPEPSDEPSEPTPSKSQPTSQKPPSSDPASPPVETPSDNPGTVEGPDGL; this is encoded by the coding sequence ATGGCACAGACGCAGCGCGCTCAGGGCCCGTCCGACCCCGAGGCGGCTGGCGGCGGTATGTCAGATGCGCCGGAGTTGTGGGGAAACGGCGGGCTGGTCGGCGACGGCAGGTACCGGCTGACCCACAGACTCGGCCGGGGCGGCATGGCGGAAGTCTTCGCGGCGGAGGACGTCCGGCTCGGACGCACCGTCGCGGTCAAGCTCCTGCGCTCCGACCTTGCCGAGGACCCGGTCTCCAAGGCCCGCTTCACGCGTGAGGCCCAGTCGGTCGCAGGCCTCAACCACCACGCCGTCGTCGCCGTGTACGACTCCGGCGAGGACGCCGTCGGCCACTCGGTCGTCCCCTACATCGTGATGGAGATCGTCGAGGGCCGCACGATCCGCGACCTCCTCCTGAACGCCGAGGCGCCCGGACCCGAGCAGGCCCTGATCATCGTCTCCGGTGTCCTGGAGGCCCTCGCCTACTCGCACCAGCACGGCATCGTGCACCGCGACATCAAGCCGGCGAACGTGATCATCACCAACACCGGTGCGGTGAAGGTGATGGACTTCGGCATCGCGCGCGCCCTGCACGGCGCGCAGTCGACCATGACGCAGACCGGCATGGTCATGGGCACGCCCCAGTACCTGTCGCCCGAGCAGGCCCTCGGCAAGGCCGTCGACCACCGCTCCGACCTGTACGCGACCGGCTGCCTGCTCTACGAACTCCTCGCGCTGCGGCCCCCGTTCACCGGCGAGACCCCGCTGTCCGTCGTCTACCAGCACGTCCAGGACACCCCGGTGCCGCCCTCCGAGGTCTCGGACGTGGCGCCGCCGGAGCTCGACGGACTCGTCATGCGCTCGCTGGCCAAGGACCCGGACGACCGGTTCCAGACCGCCGAGGAGATGCGCGGCCTCGTCCAGTACGGGCTGCAGATGCTGTACGACCAGGGCGGCCACACCAACACCTGGAACACCGGTCCGGTCGCCGCCGACATGCACAGCGGCGGCAACACCCCGGCCATGGGCGTCGCGGGCACCACGGCGCTGCCGCACCCGACGGACGGCGGCACGGCGGCCCAGCCGATGCTGCGGCCCCCGGGCAGCGACGACGGCGGCTTCGACGGCGGGCACCGCTCAGGCGGCGGCAACGGCCGCGGCAAGATGTGGATCCTCGCGGTCCTCGCCGTGATCGCCATCGCGGGCGGCGCGGCCTGGGCGATGACTCGCGGCGGCGATCACGGCGGCGGCACCGGCACCACCCAGTCGCCCACGCAGTCGCACTCCCAGAAGGAGAAGGAGCCCAGCCAGGGCTCCGACGACACGGCCACCGAGGGCGACACGACGGACCCGGGCGCCGGGACCGGCGGGGACACCGACTACTCGCCGTCGGAAGAACCCAGCACGGGTGACGTCACGCCCTCCGACAGCGCGCCCGAGCCGAGCGACGAACCGTCCGAGCCGACGCCGTCCAAGAGCCAGCCCACTTCGCAGAAGCCGCCGTCCTCGGACCCGGCCTCCCCGCCGGTGGAGACGCCGTCCGACAACCCCGGCACGGTGGAGGGGCCTGACGGCCTCTGA